From Hyphomicrobiales bacterium:
ATCAGCGCGGTGATCCCGGACGCCGGCAAGCCGGCCGAAACGTCGGTGAGAACCGGCGTGGCGCCGTAGGAAACGGAAACATCGTGGAGCTTCAGCATCACCAGAACGACCTCCTGCTTTTCAGGATGAGAGCGAACATGAACGGCACGCCGACCACCGCCGTGACGATACCGATTGGAATGATTGCGCCGGGCGAAATCATCTTCGAGGCGACCGAAGCCGCGACCATGACGAAAGCGCCGGCAAGCCCTGAGGCGGGCACGAGGAAGCGCTGATCCTCGCCGACCGCCATGCGCGCCAGATGCGGCGCCACCAGACCAACGAAGCCGATCGTACCGACGAAGGCGACCGCCCCCGCGGTCAGCAGGGAGACCAGCACGAAGACCCGCAGCCGCAGGCGATCGACATTGATCCCGAGGCTGCGGACCCGTTCGTCCCCAAGCCGCAACGCCGTCAGCCGCCAGAAATCGGGGATGAGAGCTCCGACAGCGAAGAGAAAGATCAGCCCGGAGATCGTCACGCTGGTCCAGGTCGCCTTCAACAGCGAGCCGAACAGCCAGAAAACGATCTGCTGCAACACTTCCGGCGCCGCGAGATACTGCACCAACGACTGCGCCGACTGGAACAGGAACAGCGTCGCGATACCCGACAGGATCATGATTTCCGACGTCACCCCGCGCGCCCGCGCAAGCGCGTAGACGATGAGGCAGGCAAAGGTGGCGAACGCGAACGCGACCGTCGGCACGGTGAGCGCGGCAAGAAGCGGCAACTGGATACCGACCAGAATGGCGAGCGCCGCACCGAACCCGGCGGCTGCCGAAAACCCCAGCGTATAGGGGCTCGCCAGCGGGTTGCCGAGA
This genomic window contains:
- a CDS encoding iron-siderophore ABC transporter permease gives rise to the protein MSVSASQTIASEYHRQTRRKIGRVGLFALACLFGTLLDVLTGPAFLSPQAVLSTLIYGRESDPMMAAIVFNVRLPMTVMALVVGASLGVAGVEMQTILGNPLASPYTLGFSAAAGFGAALAILVGIQLPLLAALTVPTVAFAFATFACLIVYALARARGVTSEIMILSGIATLFLFQSAQSLVQYLAAPEVLQQIVFWLFGSLLKATWTSVTISGLIFLFAVGALIPDFWRLTALRLGDERVRSLGINVDRLRLRVFVLVSLLTAGAVAFVGTIGFVGLVAPHLARMAVGEDQRFLVPASGLAGAFVMVAASVASKMISPGAIIPIGIVTAVVGVPFMFALILKSRRSFW